GGGGCAAGATGCTATGTAAAGGGTTTAGTATTAGCTCTGCATAGACGGGCATGACGATAAAGTAGCCTAAAGAGCCCAAAAAGATCACGGAATATAAGGTAAGCAATCTTAATAAATTATCTTTAAAAACAAAATGCTCTATGGCTGAACCGTTCATCATTATCGCCTAAGTCTCTTCGTGCTCAATTAAAGCAAGTGTTACACTCGGAGAGTATTTTACAAGAGAGGTCGTGCTAATGAAAGATATTCTTTAACTGTCTGTTTTTATTTATATATATTTTAAATATACTTTCTTTGGGTTGTGGTTGTGCTTCTATTGAGTGAAAGTGGTTCGGTGTGAGAGGCTCATTTGTGATGTAGATTGTGTGGCTTGCTAGATTATATTTTTGCTTTGTTTTTAATGATGATTTAGAAAGTGGTTATTTAAAGTAAAATGATCTACATCTATAAAAGAACAAGGAGAATAAGTTATGTTCACCAGACAGAAAAAATCACTAGCAAAGTTCGCAGCAGAGTCTGCTGGAAATTCAGAGGCTGTAGAGTCCTTTCATCGTGAGCCATTGTGCGAGTTAGTCTTTTCGGTGTGTGATCGAGAAGTGGGTAAATGTATCGATTTGCTTTATGATGCAAGCCATAATATTCATAATTCTAAAAAATATTCGCCGGTTGAGTTTAGAAATTATATTTATGAAGAGTTCTTAATGAGGCTAGAAAGTCCTACTGAAGATGCACAAAAAGAGATTGCACGCGAAGTTTTTATGAACTATTTAGAAACCCAACTAAAGTTTGATATGGATATTGCAAGAAAAGTGATACCGATGCCTGAATGATTGACAGCCCCATTCAATTAGACCAACAGTTTTCCTTGGTAATGACATACTACGCTGTCCCTCTGTATTGGGTGGTTTGGCATTTTTCCATCGAGATTCTTATGGCTTGAGAGGTGGTTATTTATTTGTCTATAATCGGGGACGGCTCAAGCTAGCATTTGTTAGGCTTACGTTAAATTAATCTATACTGCATTACGCTAATACTCTCAAATAGGCTCAAAACTAAGCTTAAGTAAAGCCAGACTGAACTTATTGGTTAAGCTATGAAAGGGTGATATAGTAGCACTCGATTTTTAGTGGTAAGGTGAGATGATGCTTGGTAGGAAAGCCCAGTTTTACTTAGTGATCTCTATTGCAACGTTTTTGTCAATGATCTTTCTTGATAAAACGGGTTTGAGTGTTGTGATCTCAGAGTTAAGCCGATCATTGCACTTAACAACTTCTGAGTTGCAGTGGGTGGTTAATATTTACACCTTAACCTTATCAATGCTATTGCTGATTTGCGGCTATTTATCGGAGCGCTTAGGTGTTAGAAGGCAATACTTATATGGCGTTATTATCTTTTTATTAGCTTCTTTATTAATTGCCGTTTGCTCATCGGCGTGGTTGATTATTGTGGGTAGGGTGATACAGGGGATTGGAGGAAGTTTAGCTTTCGCGACTTATCTTATTTTAATTTCTCGTTATATTCCTCAAGACGAACGCGGTAAAGTATTGGGTCTGTGTGTTGGTTGTGGTTCGGTTTTTCTTGGTATCGGGCCTTTGATTGGGGGAAGTTTTAACTCAGTTAGTGAGTTGGCGGCTGCTTTTTTTGATTAATATACCACTCTCTTTAATCTGTATTTTTTCACTCATTAAAGCATTGCCTCAAAAAGAAGCACCTCATTCTTTAGATGCGTCACCCCAATTTGATTTTAGTGGTGCCATCTTATTTGCTCTTAGCATGGGGCTTGTTGTTTTTGCACTGATGGAAGTACCGCAATTAGGCTGGCAAAACCCAGTTTTTTATATCAGTATAGCGCTAACTGTAATCTTGATGAGTTTATTTATAGTCATTGAGAAGAAAGTGGCTTCACCTGTTTTAGCAATTGCACTGCTGAAGCGTAAAACATTTTTATGCTCTAATTTAATTTGCTTTTTGGCACAAGGGTGTGCGCTGGGAATGGTATTCTGGGTACTATGGATGCAGTATTCCCTTGGTTTTTCACCCATTCATGCCGCTTTATACTTATTACCTGCAGCAATGCCTTATTGCGTGACCTCTCGAATCAGTGGCAGTTTGGTCGATAAATATGGATTACACTTACCGGTGAGGTTGGGGGCTATATTATTTTTAATCGGTAATGCGTGGATTTTATATGGAGTTATAGAAAAGTCACATTCAAACCTTGTTGGGGGAATGCTTTTATTTGGTTGTGGCTGGGGGCTGATTGTACCAGGGGGAGTCTTAGGGGCAATGGGATCTTTAAGCCGGCGTGAGCACGGTCAAGGCTCGGGTATTTTAAATACGATGAGGCAGTTAGGAGGCGCTGTTGGCTTTGCAATGATGGGCATGGTTGTCAACAGTATTGACTTAAGTCGCATTCATCACTATATCAGCTCGGTGTCTGATTGGTCGCATTTAAGTAGTAATTCGATTAATCACCTACTTTTGGCCGGTTATAACCATAGTTTAAAAATTGAACCTATAAAAAATATTGAATTATTATTGAGCTACTTAAGAGCTTCTTATGATCAGGCTTTTATCGGCGGTATGCTGGTATCGATTACATTTGCTGTCATTATTTTAATTTCTTCACTGTTTATCGATAATCGGGTTGAAGTTGCCTGTGATCGCTAAATTACGGGAAATATCCGTATTTTAGTTGTCTGTTTTCAGACTGCATTTAATTGATATGGTTTAATTATTTAAAAAGGAAAATTGAGTATGGCATCAACATCAGGAATGCGTTCGGATTATAACCAAAACTCTAAAATTCAACGCGATGACAATAGGAAGTATCTTGAGGTATTGCTAGGTGCACTGACAGGCGCTGGGTTTAAGGATAGAAATAAGAATGAGTTTTTGCATTTAGTCGATTATGGCTGCAGTACAGGTGCTAACTCAATTGCTAATATAAAGGCGATTATCCACCATTTAAATAAAAGCTTTAACGTTACGAAATTTGAAGTTATGCATAATGATTTGCCAAGCAATGACTTTAATGAGGTAAGTAAGGCACTCTACAATGATAAAGAAAGTTATCTTCGTTTACCAGAGATCATTGCATTACCAAAGTTGGTGCCGAATAGATTTTTTTGGCCAAGCAGTGATGGATTCTTCGATTGATATTGCGATAAGCTCTGCCGCGGTACACTGGCTCACAGCGAAGCCGGAAGTGCCTTATGGCGATGGCTTATTCTTATCACAACTTGATGCGAACCTTAAAAAGATACTCTTAAAGAAAGCAGCCGATGATTGGGAAATATTTATCTCGGCACGAAGTAAGGAGCTTAAAGTAGGTGGGTTATTATTTGTAACTGGCCTCGCTAGTGAAATCGATGACCAGGGCAAGCTTAGCGTCTCTGCCGCTGATTTATTTACTGTGATGCGTCGTGTGCTAAAAGGGATGATTGCAGAGAAAATATTGAGCCAGCATGTCTATGATGACTATATTTTTCCAGTGGTTCCTCGAACATTAGATGAGTATCTAGCGCCTGTGTGCTCCGAGGTTTGGCAGGTTAAAGTAGCAAAAATAGCGTCAGGTACAAATGCATTTTATGCCGCTTATCAGCAGCATGGTAACGCGCAGACCTATGCAAAAGATTACATTAACTTTGTTCGCAGCTTTAGTGAATCAGCAATGATTGCTGGATTATTTTCTCCAGGTGCGATATCAATGGATGCCAAGGCCTGTAGTGAGGTGATTTTTTGAGCGTTTAGTGCAAGCGATTGTTAAAAATCCGGAGGAAGGTGTTTTTAAGCATTCGGTTGTTAATCTGCTGCTACAACGCCTTTAATGCTAGATTTTTGATAAATAAATATATTTTTAGGAGTTTAGGAATAGATACCTGTTTTATGACTTCATTACTACTGATATTATTAAAGTTTAGGGCTATAAGATCAATAATTAATCGCTGTTTTTAAATGAATGCTCTGTTTTATATATTGCAATAACCATTATTATTATGATAAATAAAACCATTTGATAATAATTATCATTTGTTGTATGATTTGGTCGTTTTACATGATTTTAATGTTGGATTTGATAACTAATGATAAAAAAACGACTATGTCAGCT
This genomic stretch from Piscirickettsia litoralis harbors:
- a CDS encoding MFS transporter; amino-acid sequence: MMLGRKAQFYLVISIATFLSMIFLDKTGLSVVISELSRSLHLTTSELQWVVNIYTLTLSMLLLICGYLSERLGVRRQYLYGVIIFLLASLLIAVCSSAWLIIVGRVIQGIGGSLAFATYLILISRYIPQDERGKVLGLCVGCGSVFLGIGPLIGGSFNSVSELAAAFFD
- a CDS encoding MFS transporter, with amino-acid sequence MINIPLSLICIFSLIKALPQKEAPHSLDASPQFDFSGAILFALSMGLVVFALMEVPQLGWQNPVFYISIALTVILMSLFIVIEKKVASPVLAIALLKRKTFLCSNLICFLAQGCALGMVFWVLWMQYSLGFSPIHAALYLLPAAMPYCVTSRISGSLVDKYGLHLPVRLGAILFLIGNAWILYGVIEKSHSNLVGGMLLFGCGWGLIVPGGVLGAMGSLSRREHGQGSGILNTMRQLGGAVGFAMMGMVVNSIDLSRIHHYISSVSDWSHLSSNSINHLLLAGYNHSLKIEPIKNIELLLSYLRASYDQAFIGGMLVSITFAVIILISSLFIDNRVEVACDR
- a CDS encoding class I SAM-dependent methyltransferase translates to MASTSGMRSDYNQNSKIQRDDNRKYLEVLLGALTGAGFKDRNKNEFLHLVDYGCSTGANSIANIKAIIHHLNKSFNVTKFEVMHNDLPSNDFNEVSKALYNDKESYLRLPEIIALPKLVPNRFFWPSSDGFFD
- a CDS encoding class I SAM-dependent methyltransferase, translating into MDSSIDIAISSAAVHWLTAKPEVPYGDGLFLSQLDANLKKILLKKAADDWEIFISARSKELKVGGLLFVTGLASEIDDQGKLSVSAADLFTVMRRVLKGMIAEKILSQHVYDDYIFPVVPRTLDEYLAPVCSEVWQVKVAKIASGTNAFYAAYQQHGNAQTYAKDYINFVRSFSESAMIAGLFSPGAISMDAKACSEVIF